In Leguminivora glycinivorella isolate SPB_JAAS2020 chromosome 20, LegGlyc_1.1, whole genome shotgun sequence, the following proteins share a genomic window:
- the LOC125237125 gene encoding spherulin-2A-like: protein MEVKLVIICALLKIVGAKISININTDSGIHNVSITYDGSDSQVVNALDIDRFNLRSHIFKEAVKTHFGEKPSNIYFKSPTPWDDLYKKYNWEQVTRVITVKSASVRDVKVKPVIVLSHDFENSSNKTIKVNTGISQTIEHTISTSWSKNQEVSISQEVEYDLNILVAKLSGTTGLTYTSSLGKSEEKSESVSVGATSAVETELAPGQAVTAVLSAKRGHFEIEVVYQTTLRGKLAVNFKRGHNGHHFYGPSIKKVFKSGGLKNEITETERIKVGFYAEASLKVFDKTTGLPV from the coding sequence ATGGAAGTGAAATTAGTTATAATATGTGCTTTATTAAAAATAGTGGgtgcaaaaatatctataaatataaatactgaTTCAGGAATACATAATGTGTCTATTACGTACGATGGCTCGGATTCCCAAGTGGTGAACGCTCTAGACATTGATCGTTTCAATCTTCGAAGTCATATTTTCAAAGAAGCTGTTAAAACTCATTTTGGCGAGAAACCAAGCAATATCTATTTCAAGTCGCCTACACCGTGGGATGATCTGTACAAAAAGTATAATTGGGAGCAAGTTACAAGAGTAATAACAGTCAAATCTGCAAGTGTACGTGACGTTAAAGTAAAACCCGTCATAGTATTGTCACACGATTTCGAAAATTCTTCTAACAAAACCATAAAAGTAAACACTGGAATAAGTCAGACTATTGAACACACGATATCAACGAGTTGGTCTAAAAACCAAGAAGTCTCTATCTCACAAGAAGTTGAATacgatttaaatattttggtcgCGAAATTATCCGGTACCACTGGATTGACGTACACCTCTAGTCTAGGGAAGAGCGAAGAGAAATCTGAATCGGTAAGCGTCGGAGCGACTAGCGCTGTCGAAACGGAATTGGCGCCAGGACAGGCCGTGACAGCTGTCCTGTCAGCTAAGcgcggccattttgaaattgaGGTGGTATACCAAACCACTTTGCGAGGAAAATTAGCAGTGAATTTCAAACGTGGGCACAATGGGCACCATTTTTATGGACCTTCAATTAAGAAGGTTTTTAAAAGTGGAGGTTTGAAAAATGAAATAACGGAGACGGAGCGTATTAAAGTTGGATTTTATGCTGAAGCTTCGTTAAAGGTTTTTGATAAGACTACTGGGTTACCTGTGTAA